Proteins encoded within one genomic window of Leptospiraceae bacterium:
- a CDS encoding transposase: MVKRQMFSKIQKLRMQGFSMEAIALELGINRKTVSNYVQMSPEEYIAYEMESRSRKRIPSEYKEKIIEIYRNNGFKRLNMTGVYDYLEEIVGKLAFTDRTLRNYINSLIQNGELKISETIRMYEKVAPLPFGKQIQMDFGQYKFKSGLKVYIFATLLSASRYKYVSFQDRPFRGKDIIDHLINCFEYFGGQPEELVIDQDAALVASENHGDILYTKEFSHFIEEMNLKMYVCRKADPESKGKVENLVGYVKHNFLDIRDYSEIEELCKSGLLWLDRRANGSISAATGLIPADVITEERKFLHPIRNSIFKINSIVKDERIVSQQSFISYQNSLYSVPTGYRNQKVEVAVILDILYIYSLDNVLLAEHEITSIYREKVIKREHFREKEKKLSDLKEDIPRLFALPLWKEFVLMNFRTFPRYTRDQCILAKKYFNKDTNENLLLQALLFCNENKTFSFKNLFDSYNYFFNEDKADQVGTKKEVKSFENKTLKIDVSLRELQEYTSHILGEAV, translated from the coding sequence ATGGTTAAAAGACAGATGTTTAGTAAGATTCAGAAATTACGAATGCAGGGATTTTCAATGGAGGCAATTGCCCTAGAATTGGGAATAAATCGAAAGACGGTCTCGAATTACGTTCAGATGAGCCCAGAGGAATATATTGCCTATGAAATGGAATCTAGAAGTCGGAAGCGAATTCCGAGTGAATATAAAGAGAAGATAATAGAGATATACCGCAATAACGGATTTAAGCGCCTCAACATGACTGGGGTATACGATTACCTCGAAGAGATTGTTGGTAAATTGGCATTTACCGATCGAACGTTACGAAATTACATCAATTCATTAATTCAGAATGGCGAATTAAAAATTTCCGAGACAATAAGGATGTATGAAAAAGTTGCACCTTTACCGTTTGGAAAACAGATACAGATGGATTTTGGTCAATACAAATTTAAATCAGGTTTAAAAGTATATATATTTGCCACACTATTATCTGCAAGTAGGTATAAATATGTTTCATTTCAAGACAGACCATTTCGTGGAAAAGATATAATCGATCATCTAATTAATTGTTTTGAATACTTTGGAGGTCAACCAGAAGAGTTAGTAATCGATCAAGATGCTGCGTTAGTTGCATCTGAAAATCATGGAGACATTCTATATACAAAAGAATTTTCTCATTTCATAGAAGAAATGAATTTGAAGATGTATGTATGTCGGAAAGCAGATCCAGAATCAAAAGGGAAGGTCGAGAATTTAGTTGGCTATGTGAAGCACAATTTTCTGGATATTCGAGATTATTCGGAGATAGAAGAATTATGTAAGAGCGGATTATTATGGTTAGACCGAAGAGCAAATGGAAGTATCTCCGCAGCAACGGGCTTAATTCCAGCCGATGTCATTACTGAAGAAAGAAAGTTTTTACATCCAATTCGAAATTCTATTTTTAAGATTAATTCGATTGTTAAGGATGAAAGAATTGTAAGTCAGCAGAGTTTTATTTCTTATCAAAATTCTTTGTATTCAGTTCCTACTGGGTACCGGAATCAGAAAGTAGAAGTAGCGGTAATTCTAGATATTCTCTACATCTACTCACTTGACAACGTATTATTAGCCGAACACGAAATAACCAGTATTTACAGGGAAAAAGTCATTAAAAGAGAACATTTTAGAGAGAAAGAGAAAAAGCTTTCTGATTTAAAAGAGGATATTCCCAGACTGTTTGCATTACCTTTATGGAAAGAATTTGTGCTTATGAATTTCAGAACGTTTCCACGTTATACGCGAGATCAATGCATATTGGCAAAGAAATATTTCAATAAGGATACGAATGAAAATTTATTATTGCAAGCCTTGCTCTTTTGCAATGAAAACAAAACTTTTTCTTTTAAGAATCTATTTGACTCCTACAATTATTTTTTCAATGAAGATAAAGCAGATCAGGTAGGAACAAAAAAAGAAGTTAAGTCATTTGAAAATAAAACGCTAAAGATAGATGTAAGTTTGAGAGAATTACAAGAATATACCTCTCACATTCTAGGAGAGGCGGTATGA
- a CDS encoding AAA family ATPase encodes MIIDEINRANISRVFGELITLIEPDKRSHGKIPLKCTLPSGEEFIVPSNLFIIGAMNTADKSIALLDIALRRRFVFEAMYPLYEIVGEEIFHKEVLRKLNAEIVNRKGHDFQIGHSYFMGDNKDLPEIMNRKVIPLY; translated from the coding sequence ATCATCATTGATGAAATCAATCGGGCGAATATTTCTCGGGTCTTTGGAGAGTTGATTACTTTAATCGAGCCTGATAAACGATCACATGGAAAGATTCCTCTTAAATGCACATTGCCTTCTGGGGAAGAATTTATTGTGCCTTCTAATTTATTTATCATTGGAGCGATGAATACAGCAGATAAGTCGATTGCTCTTTTGGATATAGCACTTAGAAGACGCTTTGTATTTGAAGCCATGTATCCGCTGTATGAAATTGTAGGAGAAGAAATCTTTCACAAGGAAGTTTTGAGGAAGCTAAATGCTGAGATTGTGAATCGGAAGGGACATGATTTTCAAATTGGACATTCTTATTTCATGGGAGATAACAAAGATTTACCGGAGATAATGAATCGAAAAGTAATTCCACTCTATTAG